A stretch of Halichondria panicea chromosome 1, odHalPani1.1, whole genome shotgun sequence DNA encodes these proteins:
- the LOC135334836 gene encoding thyroid receptor-interacting protein 11-like isoform X1, producing the protein MAGAGIGGCGTGQNKGPHGQKTTWSSYVSGPIKGRLKSLLPGGGRGFQSSASGGQVKEKSLEGAPEHGIIQAQSETTGSDIPINKDWEKVQVPNLVDELETLKKDHTNSLLRIDELERQVHVAAKADTTQRPKKSKANKKKKGKDDSGDHLVVRIDGFQRKEEELTAVLKQKEDQRYQATQQVIALEEKLSSSQRYIENLQHRYQEMVDSNKQMEGEIKQLHEIAPEDIPEDVDARVLVSQLRARVITLERENQQVKEHTKQQSREIQIMKQHEEGIEFHEGDLESLKGTCEDLERRNRALAGQLRKMKGENQQLKSLIEAEQAQAATYKFDFEEERKDREKAHSRYTDLMAELKKEHIQEISQITKDLELHKGLLGDVEEVKFALEKELRDWQAEALQGRDDLQAKTSQVKAYKKQVDQLKEKSETQEQQILGDLSTTKIKKSDLSPAPTKKGKSKTTEHKKKSTGEPPSPCGGLEQKLANVETLCDSLQTDNACLREAKRKSQLLEKALKEANDDLKDKVVNLEKNVKGLRDYIKKESEVEKLEKGCNKTSSTVENVHLDSVRPNISAPPPMNNTLVSTPLSYPPSVHGHPSSMPNQSHTTSCDISEQGPRSDGFGENSQSNAQFQQLHVQGNVHNVDEQMYRDGNNYGQSYSPVASRGANDLVVPHHLPNTTVNPQSNYRDHNLAPQQQYNQGTHYPFNYSEPQQYPQQRQPDYQQRQWHSQNQQQYYDGQQSDVYSQQHQDPQQQTWRSQGQQQYYEDQQPNVHNHQQQSQYEQSNGQSARRNLPIDLQGAHHSQRPISHERYENTPTPGTPVTMENASTYSSYGSTRTSSDIGVDVPSPTAQEKPRPKPRMLNSTRQVERKQNTPSPTYVAPNPAPVEYPLANRTELLVKPNVLQEGINGEIIEAAAAVSQVTREEGEREGAPLDPNLICPMCMKQYRIGEIQLYRAHVNKCDGNKQ; encoded by the exons ATGGCTGGCGCCGGCATTGGAGGGTGTGGAACTGGACAAAACAAAGGCCCCCATGGCCAGAAAACAACATGGTCATCTTACGTATCTGGTCCCATCAAAGGCCGCCTCAAAAGCCTCCTGCCTGGTGgtgggcgtggtttccagtctagtgCTAGTGGTGGTCAGGTGAAGGAGAAGTCTCTTGAGGGGGCGCCTGAGCATGGAATAATTCAGGCACAGTCAGAAACTACTGGGAGTGATATCCCGATCAACAAAGACTGGGAGAAAGTTCAAGTCCCAAAT TTGGTAGATGAGTTGGAAACATTAAAGAAAGATCATACCAACAGCTTACTGAGAATTGATGAATTGGAACGACAAGTGCATGTAGCTGCTAAAGCTGATACTACGCAGCGACCAAAAAAGAGTAAGGCTAATAAGAAAAAAAAGGGGAAAGATGATAGTGGAGATCATTTGGTTGTCAGGATCGACGGCTTTCAGAGAAAAGAAGAAGAACTAACGGCAGTGCTCAAGCAAAAAGAAGATCAACGATATCAAGCAACCCAACAGGTCATTGCACTCGAAGAGAAGCTTAGCTCTTCACAGCGCTACATTGAGAATCTCCAACATAGATACCAAGAAATGGTTGATTCAAATAAACAGATGGAAGGTGAAATAAAGCAGCTCCATGAGATTGCACCTGAAGATATACCAGAAGATGTTGATGCCAGAGTGTTGGTCTCTCAGTTACGAGCCCGTGTCATCACGTTGGAGAGAGAAAACCAACAAGTCAAAGAACATACAAAACAACAGAGCAGAGAGATTCAGATAATGAAGCAACATGAAGAAGGGATTGAG TTTCATGAGGGAGACCTTGAGTCACTGAAAGGTACTTGTGAGGATTTGGAG AGACGTAACAGAGCTTTAGCTGGTCAATTGAGGAAGATGAAGGGAGAGAACCAACAACTGAAATCTCTAATTGAAGCTGAGCAAGCACAG GCAGCGACATACAAATTTGATTTTGAGGAAGAAAGGAAAGATCGTGAAAAAGCTCACAGCCGGTACACTGACCTTATGGCTGAACTGAAGAAAGAACATATTCAAGAGATATCACAAATCACCAAAGACCTAGAACTCCACAAAGGTTTACTGGGAGATGTTGAGGAAGTCAAGTTTGCTCTGGAAAAAGAACTCCGTGACTGGCAAGCTGAAGCTCTTCAGGGCAGAGATGATCTACAGGCCAAGACCAGTCAGGTCAAAGCATACAAAAAACAGGTCGACCAGCTAAAAGAAAAATCTGAAACACAAGAACAACAA ATATTGGGAGATTTATCGACAACAAAAATAAAAAAGTCTGACCTCTCACCTGCCCCAACGAAAAAAGGGAAAAGCAAAACCACTGAACATAAAAAGAAATCCACAGGTGAACCTCCGTCCCCCTGTGGAGGTTTGGAACAGAAACTGGCCAATGTTGAGACACTCTGTGACTCTCTTCAAACTGATAATGCG TGTCTACGTGAAGCTAAAAGGAAGTCACAGCTTCTTGAAAAGGCATTGAAAGAGGCTAATGATGATCTGAAGGACAAAGTAGTGAACCTTGAGAAGAACGTGAAAGGCTTACGAGACTACATAAAAAAGGAGTCAGAG gttgagaaATTAGAAAAAGGATGTAACAAGACCTCTAGCACTGTAGAAAATGTGCATCTCGACTCCGTTCGACCGAACATTTCTGCACCACCACCAATGAATAATACCCTGGTGTCAACCCCTCTGTCTTATCCACCCTCTGTCCATGGCCATCCATCCAGCATGCCCAATCAGTCTCACACTACTTCCTGTGACATCAGTGAACAAGGTCCTCGAAGTGACGGCTTTGGAGAGAACAGTCAATCAAATGCACAATTTcaacagttacatgtacaaggaAATGTTCATAATGTTGACGAGCAAATGTATAGAGATGGAAACAATTACGGTCAAAGTTACAGTCCTGTTGCATCACGTGGTGCCAATGACCTGGTTGTCCCTCACCATCTTCCCAACACGACTGTCAACCCCCAAAGTAACTATCGTGACCACAACTTGGCTCCCCAGCAGCAGTACAACCAGGGTACCCACTATCCTTTCAATTATAGTGAACCACAGCAGTATCCTCAACAAAGGCAGCCTGATTATCAACAACGGCAGTGGCACAGTCAAAACCAACAACAGTACTACGATGGCCAACAATCTGATGTATACAGTCAGCAACATCAAGACCCACAGCAACAAACGTGGCGTAGCCAAGGCCAGCAACAGTACTATGAGGACCAACAACCCAATGTGCACAACCATCAACAACAAAGTCAGTATGAACAATCGAATGGACAGTCAGCACGCAGGAATTTACCAATCGATTTGCAAGGTGCACATCATTCTCAACGGCCGATCTCACATGAACGTTATGAAAACACTCCAACACCAGGGACTCCAGTTACTATGGAGAATGCCTCGACCTACAGCTCATACGGTAGCACTCGAACTAGCAGTGATATTGGTGTAGATGTACCGTCACCTACGGCTCAAGAAAAACCCAGGCCAAAGCCTCGAATGTTGAACTCTACTCGACAAGTTGAACGTAAACAGAACACACCCTCACCAACATACGTTGCACCAAACCCTGCACCTGTCGAATATCCACTAGCAAATCGTACCGAACTTCTTGTCAAACCCAACGTCCTTCAAGAAGGCATAAACGGAGAGATTATTGAGGCAGCTGCTGCAGTGAGTCAGGTGACGAGGGAGGAAGGAGAGAGGGAGGGTGCTCCACTAGACCCCAACCTGATCTGTCCAATGTGTATGAAGCAGTATCGCATCGGAGAGATACAACTGTACAGAGCTCACGTCAACAAGTGCGATGGAAACAAACAATAA
- the LOC135334836 gene encoding uncharacterized protein LOC135334836 isoform X2, translating into MVDVKPKMEGEMKQLYEITPEDIPEDVDVRVLVSQLRARVSTLERENQQVKEHTKQQSKHIQIMKQHEEGIEFHEGDLESLKGTCEDLERRNRALAGQLRKMKGENQQLKSLIEAEQAQAATYKFDFEEERKDREKAHSRYTDLMAELKKEHIQEISQITKDLELHKGLLGDVEEVKFALEKELRDWQAEALQGRDDLQAKTSQVKAYKKQVDQLKEKSETQEQQILGDLSTTKIKKSDLSPAPTKKGKSKTTEHKKKSTGEPPSPCGGLEQKLANVETLCDSLQTDNACLREAKRKSQLLEKALKEANDDLKDKVVNLEKNVKGLRDYIKKESEVEKLEKGCNKTSSTVENVHLDSVRPNISAPPPMNNTLVSTPLSYPPSVHGHPSSMPNQSHTTSCDISEQGPRSDGFGENSQSNAQFQQLHVQGNVHNVDEQMYRDGNNYGQSYSPVASRGANDLVVPHHLPNTTVNPQSNYRDHNLAPQQQYNQGTHYPFNYSEPQQYPQQRQPDYQQRQWHSQNQQQYYDGQQSDVYSQQHQDPQQQTWRSQGQQQYYEDQQPNVHNHQQQSQYEQSNGQSARRNLPIDLQGAHHSQRPISHERYENTPTPGTPVTMENASTYSSYGSTRTSSDIGVDVPSPTAQEKPRPKPRMLNSTRQVERKQNTPSPTYVAPNPAPVEYPLANRTELLVKPNVLQEGINGEIIEAAAAVSQVTREEGEREGAPLDPNLICPMCMKQYRIGEIQLYRAHVNKCDGNKQ; encoded by the exons TTTCATGAGGGAGACCTTGAGTCACTGAAAGGTACTTGTGAGGATTTGGAG AGACGTAACAGAGCTTTAGCTGGTCAATTGAGGAAGATGAAGGGAGAGAACCAACAACTGAAATCTCTAATTGAAGCTGAGCAAGCACAG GCAGCGACATACAAATTTGATTTTGAGGAAGAAAGGAAAGATCGTGAAAAAGCTCACAGCCGGTACACTGACCTTATGGCTGAACTGAAGAAAGAACATATTCAAGAGATATCACAAATCACCAAAGACCTAGAACTCCACAAAGGTTTACTGGGAGATGTTGAGGAAGTCAAGTTTGCTCTGGAAAAAGAACTCCGTGACTGGCAAGCTGAAGCTCTTCAGGGCAGAGATGATCTACAGGCCAAGACCAGTCAGGTCAAAGCATACAAAAAACAGGTCGACCAGCTAAAAGAAAAATCTGAAACACAAGAACAACAA ATATTGGGAGATTTATCGACAACAAAAATAAAAAAGTCTGACCTCTCACCTGCCCCAACGAAAAAAGGGAAAAGCAAAACCACTGAACATAAAAAGAAATCCACAGGTGAACCTCCGTCCCCCTGTGGAGGTTTGGAACAGAAACTGGCCAATGTTGAGACACTCTGTGACTCTCTTCAAACTGATAATGCG TGTCTACGTGAAGCTAAAAGGAAGTCACAGCTTCTTGAAAAGGCATTGAAAGAGGCTAATGATGATCTGAAGGACAAAGTAGTGAACCTTGAGAAGAACGTGAAAGGCTTACGAGACTACATAAAAAAGGAGTCAGAG gttgagaaATTAGAAAAAGGATGTAACAAGACCTCTAGCACTGTAGAAAATGTGCATCTCGACTCCGTTCGACCGAACATTTCTGCACCACCACCAATGAATAATACCCTGGTGTCAACCCCTCTGTCTTATCCACCCTCTGTCCATGGCCATCCATCCAGCATGCCCAATCAGTCTCACACTACTTCCTGTGACATCAGTGAACAAGGTCCTCGAAGTGACGGCTTTGGAGAGAACAGTCAATCAAATGCACAATTTcaacagttacatgtacaaggaAATGTTCATAATGTTGACGAGCAAATGTATAGAGATGGAAACAATTACGGTCAAAGTTACAGTCCTGTTGCATCACGTGGTGCCAATGACCTGGTTGTCCCTCACCATCTTCCCAACACGACTGTCAACCCCCAAAGTAACTATCGTGACCACAACTTGGCTCCCCAGCAGCAGTACAACCAGGGTACCCACTATCCTTTCAATTATAGTGAACCACAGCAGTATCCTCAACAAAGGCAGCCTGATTATCAACAACGGCAGTGGCACAGTCAAAACCAACAACAGTACTACGATGGCCAACAATCTGATGTATACAGTCAGCAACATCAAGACCCACAGCAACAAACGTGGCGTAGCCAAGGCCAGCAACAGTACTATGAGGACCAACAACCCAATGTGCACAACCATCAACAACAAAGTCAGTATGAACAATCGAATGGACAGTCAGCACGCAGGAATTTACCAATCGATTTGCAAGGTGCACATCATTCTCAACGGCCGATCTCACATGAACGTTATGAAAACACTCCAACACCAGGGACTCCAGTTACTATGGAGAATGCCTCGACCTACAGCTCATACGGTAGCACTCGAACTAGCAGTGATATTGGTGTAGATGTACCGTCACCTACGGCTCAAGAAAAACCCAGGCCAAAGCCTCGAATGTTGAACTCTACTCGACAAGTTGAACGTAAACAGAACACACCCTCACCAACATACGTTGCACCAAACCCTGCACCTGTCGAATATCCACTAGCAAATCGTACCGAACTTCTTGTCAAACCCAACGTCCTTCAAGAAGGCATAAACGGAGAGATTATTGAGGCAGCTGCTGCAGTGAGTCAGGTGACGAGGGAGGAAGGAGAGAGGGAGGGTGCTCCACTAGACCCCAACCTGATCTGTCCAATGTGTATGAAGCAGTATCGCATCGGAGAGATACAACTGTACAGAGCTCACGTCAACAAGTGCGATGGAAACAAACAATAA
- the LOC135335497 gene encoding uncharacterized protein LOC135335497 isoform X2 has translation MDGHTNSEQIDDVNVLVSQLRARVSMLERENQQVKEHTKKQSREIQIMNQHKEGIEIHEGDVESLKEVCRGLEEEIKALKKQLKSSNQKIRHLEEESKGLTKQLRYLEVCAEDSKNYEKTAKEMFEDVATEKKALMAENEHLKSESSNLKTQLETEQAKSMTYKLDFDDERKDREKAHSRYADLEKEMAELKNVTRALASTDVTRDIELADVLKPSSLGGGDERDRELEEWRKEALQSRDELQAKTSQVKAYKKQVDEYKEKLEHAEKQTSEALLEQVTNLTLEKEHLEAHSSELAEQVELLNVKINSLVPLLRTELKASLEKKVTGEVDPSHQKNPDNNDDNNAPPLRARDPPAVSPHPPNYFPPQEAINPPRGIREPPPVLYAPPHNSDRDLQTDQFHHPPLTFDPTIPSREYNDQVYSDEPSTRSDNPTDYSNTAHRMHPLPDQNSEYYYLPQNQPPPLPSNYGNQQSYPIQQQFEPPFRSSPVQPLQQRNYDGHLNQPHSQPNHQQQYYPHDQYSELEKPYPQLAGNFETNSQGQNQPSPQNSSSHNDKLESNPTPFHNVPQSDTISIQPSPQETVTPPHSIPSQASQTSGSHISNPEAQEQLNLNRTELLVKPNVLQEGIDREISEAAAVVSQVTREEGEREGAPLDPNLICPMCMKQYRIGEIQLYRAHVNKCDGTRQ, from the exons ATGGACGGACACACTAATTCTGAGCAGATAGACGATGTCAATGTGTTGGTCTCTCAGTTACGAGCCCGTGTGAGTATGTTGGAGAGAGAAAACCAACAAGTCAAGGAGCATACCAAAAAACAGAGCAGAGAGATTCAGATAATGAATCAACATAAAGAAGGGATTGAG ATACACGAGGGCGATGTTGAGTCACTGAAAGAAGTCTGTCGTGGTTTGGAG gagGAGATCAAAGCTCTCAAGAAGCAGCTGAAAAGCAGTAATCAAAAGATCAGGCACCTTGAA gaagaGAGCAAAGGTCTCACAAAGCAATTAAGATACCTTGAA GTGTGTGCAGAAGACTCAAAGAATTACGAGAAAACAGCGAAGGAAATGTTTGAAGACGTGGCAACTGAAAAGAAGGCCTTAATGGCTGAGAATGAGCATTTAAAGTCTGAAAGCTCTAACCTTAAGACTCAACTTGAAACTGAACAAGCAAAG TCGATGACTTACAAGTTAGATTTCGATGATGAAAGGAAAGATCGAGAAAAAGCTCACAGCCGGTACGCTGACCTTGAGAAAGAAATGGCAGAACTGAAGAATGTCACAAGGGCACTAGCATCAACTGATGTTACACGAGATATAGAGTTAGCCGATGTATTGAAACCCTCGTCTCTAGGAGGTGGTGATGAGAGAGACAGAGAGTTAGAGGAATGGAGGAAGGAAGCTCTTCAGAGCAGAGATGAGTTACAGGCCAAGACCAGTCAGGTCAAGGCATATAAGAAACAGGTTGATGAGTACAAGGAGAAGCTTGAACACGCTGAGAAACAG ACTTCCGAGGCATTGCTCGAGCAAGTTACCAACCTAACATTGGAAAAAGAG CATTTGGAGGCTCACAGCAGTGAACTGGCGGAGCAAGTGGAGCTGCTCAATGTGAAAATCAATAGCTTAGTGCCTCTTCTCAGAACTGAACTAAAAGCAAGTCTTGAA AAAAAAGTCACGGGAGAAGTTGATCCGTCCCATCAGAAAAACCCGGACAACAACGATGATAATAATGCACCTCCTCTGAGAGCTAGAGACCCGCCTGCTGTCTCACCACACCCTCCAAATTACTTCCCACCCCAAGAGGCAATTAACCCGCCCCGTGGTATAAGAGAACCACCCCCTGTTCTCTACGCTCCACCGCACAACAGCGATAGAGACTTACAAACTGATCAATTTCATCACCCTCCACTAACGTTCGATCCTACAATACCGTCCCGAGAATACAATGACCAAGTTTACAGTGATGAACCGTCCACAAGATCGGATAATCCGACTGACTATTCAAATACTGCACACAGAATGCATCCACTGCCGGACCAAAACAGTGAATACTATTACCTCCCTCAGAACCAACCACCCCCCCTCCCTTCAAACTATGGCAACCAACAATCATATCCGATCCAGCAACAGTTTGAACCTCCTTTTCGTAGCAGTCCAGTGCAACCTCTACAGCAACGTAACTATGATGGACACTTGAATCAACCGCATTCACAACCTAACCATCAGCAACAATATTATCCTCACGACCAGTACTCTGAATTAGAGAAGCCATATCCTCAGCTGGCCGGAAATTTCGAAACTAATTCGCAGGGTCAGAATCAACCTTCACCACAAAACAGTAGCTCACACAATGACAAATTAGAATCAAACCCAACCCCCTTTCATAACGTCCCACAATCAGATACGATCAGCATTCAACCGTCTCCTCAAGAAACAGTTACACCACCACACTCGATCCCCTCGCAAGCTAGCCAAACATCTGGCAGTCACATTTCCAATCCAGAAGCCCAAGAACAACTCAATCTGAACCGTACCGAACTTCTGGTCAAACCCAACGTCCTTCAGGAGGGCATAGATCGAGAGATTAGTGAGGCGGCTGCTGTGGTGAGTCAGGTGACGAGGGAGGAAGGAGAGAGGGAGGGTGCTCCACTAGACCCCAACCTGATCTGTCCAATGTGTATGAAGCAGTATCGCATCGGAGAGATACAACTGTACAGAGCTCACGTCAACAAGTGCGATGGAACAAGACAATAA
- the LOC135335497 gene encoding uncharacterized protein LOC135335497 isoform X3, translating into MDGHTNSEQIDDVNVLVSQLRARVSMLERENQQVKEHTKKQSREIQIMNQHKEGIEIHEGDVESLKEVCRGLEEEIKALKKQLKSSNQKIRHLEVCAEDSKNYEKTAKEMFEDVATEKKALMAENEHLKSESSNLKTQLETEQAKSMTYKLDFDDERKDREKAHSRYADLEKEMAELKNVTRALASTDVTRDIELADVLKPSSLGGGDERDRELEEWRKEALQSRDELQAKTSQVKAYKKQVDEYKEKLEHAEKQTSEALLEQVTNLTLEKEHLEAHSSELAEQVELLNVKINSLVPLLRTELKASLEKKVTGEVDPSHQKNPDNNDDNNAPPLRARDPPAVSPHPPNYFPPQEAINPPRGIREPPPVLYAPPHNSDRDLQTDQFHHPPLTFDPTIPSREYNDQVYSDEPSTRSDNPTDYSNTAHRMHPLPDQNSEYYYLPQNQPPPLPSNYGNQQSYPIQQQFEPPFRSSPVQPLQQRNYDGHLNQPHSQPNHQQQYYPHDQYSELEKPYPQLAGNFETNSQGQNQPSPQNSSSHNDKLESNPTPFHNVPQSDTISIQPSPQETVTPPHSIPSQASQTSGSHISNPEAQEQLNLNRTELLVKPNVLQEGIDREISEAAAVVSQVTREEGEREGAPLDPNLICPMCMKQYRIGEIQLYRAHVNKCDGTRQ; encoded by the exons ATGGACGGACACACTAATTCTGAGCAGATAGACGATGTCAATGTGTTGGTCTCTCAGTTACGAGCCCGTGTGAGTATGTTGGAGAGAGAAAACCAACAAGTCAAGGAGCATACCAAAAAACAGAGCAGAGAGATTCAGATAATGAATCAACATAAAGAAGGGATTGAG ATACACGAGGGCGATGTTGAGTCACTGAAAGAAGTCTGTCGTGGTTTGGAG gagGAGATCAAAGCTCTCAAGAAGCAGCTGAAAAGCAGTAATCAAAAGATCAGGCACCTTGAA GTGTGTGCAGAAGACTCAAAGAATTACGAGAAAACAGCGAAGGAAATGTTTGAAGACGTGGCAACTGAAAAGAAGGCCTTAATGGCTGAGAATGAGCATTTAAAGTCTGAAAGCTCTAACCTTAAGACTCAACTTGAAACTGAACAAGCAAAG TCGATGACTTACAAGTTAGATTTCGATGATGAAAGGAAAGATCGAGAAAAAGCTCACAGCCGGTACGCTGACCTTGAGAAAGAAATGGCAGAACTGAAGAATGTCACAAGGGCACTAGCATCAACTGATGTTACACGAGATATAGAGTTAGCCGATGTATTGAAACCCTCGTCTCTAGGAGGTGGTGATGAGAGAGACAGAGAGTTAGAGGAATGGAGGAAGGAAGCTCTTCAGAGCAGAGATGAGTTACAGGCCAAGACCAGTCAGGTCAAGGCATATAAGAAACAGGTTGATGAGTACAAGGAGAAGCTTGAACACGCTGAGAAACAG ACTTCCGAGGCATTGCTCGAGCAAGTTACCAACCTAACATTGGAAAAAGAG CATTTGGAGGCTCACAGCAGTGAACTGGCGGAGCAAGTGGAGCTGCTCAATGTGAAAATCAATAGCTTAGTGCCTCTTCTCAGAACTGAACTAAAAGCAAGTCTTGAA AAAAAAGTCACGGGAGAAGTTGATCCGTCCCATCAGAAAAACCCGGACAACAACGATGATAATAATGCACCTCCTCTGAGAGCTAGAGACCCGCCTGCTGTCTCACCACACCCTCCAAATTACTTCCCACCCCAAGAGGCAATTAACCCGCCCCGTGGTATAAGAGAACCACCCCCTGTTCTCTACGCTCCACCGCACAACAGCGATAGAGACTTACAAACTGATCAATTTCATCACCCTCCACTAACGTTCGATCCTACAATACCGTCCCGAGAATACAATGACCAAGTTTACAGTGATGAACCGTCCACAAGATCGGATAATCCGACTGACTATTCAAATACTGCACACAGAATGCATCCACTGCCGGACCAAAACAGTGAATACTATTACCTCCCTCAGAACCAACCACCCCCCCTCCCTTCAAACTATGGCAACCAACAATCATATCCGATCCAGCAACAGTTTGAACCTCCTTTTCGTAGCAGTCCAGTGCAACCTCTACAGCAACGTAACTATGATGGACACTTGAATCAACCGCATTCACAACCTAACCATCAGCAACAATATTATCCTCACGACCAGTACTCTGAATTAGAGAAGCCATATCCTCAGCTGGCCGGAAATTTCGAAACTAATTCGCAGGGTCAGAATCAACCTTCACCACAAAACAGTAGCTCACACAATGACAAATTAGAATCAAACCCAACCCCCTTTCATAACGTCCCACAATCAGATACGATCAGCATTCAACCGTCTCCTCAAGAAACAGTTACACCACCACACTCGATCCCCTCGCAAGCTAGCCAAACATCTGGCAGTCACATTTCCAATCCAGAAGCCCAAGAACAACTCAATCTGAACCGTACCGAACTTCTGGTCAAACCCAACGTCCTTCAGGAGGGCATAGATCGAGAGATTAGTGAGGCGGCTGCTGTGGTGAGTCAGGTGACGAGGGAGGAAGGAGAGAGGGAGGGTGCTCCACTAGACCCCAACCTGATCTGTCCAATGTGTATGAAGCAGTATCGCATCGGAGAGATACAACTGTACAGAGCTCACGTCAACAAGTGCGATGGAACAAGACAATAA